A genomic window from Flavobacteriales bacterium includes:
- a CDS encoding BatD family protein, whose protein sequence is MRLKATHLIMFLLGIFFSGTVVAQSLTASGPSQVQVGQRFQVTWELNANGSNFVAPEITDFQVLGGPNQSTSMQFINGSMSQSISYSYVLRAAKEGDFTIASAKIKVGGNIISSNELKINVLKVASQSAQSTGGGQQQQQQQTKTATTSGDGSDLFARVEVSKRSAYLGEKITADLKIYSRVTIVNFDDWKMPSFEGFWMKETTTNQQIQLQNEVIDGVMYQTGLIKQVILYPTKSGEITIDPMELSVIVRERASGRSRSVFDQFFGGYQDSKRPIKSNSVTINVKPYPGGKPADFSGLTGNLTMKATLDKQDTKSNEAVNLKVTVNGDGNLYQLQAPNLEFPPDIEVYDPKTTDNIKVSSNGISGSRTFEYVLIPRYAGDFEIGPFSMSYFDAASGTFKTLSQEAFTLVVEKGEGEEAASPSVNIANKEDIRLIGSDIRYIKQGQYPILNGSHFFYRSMPFYAAIFVPLLLFVLFIGYVQFQKSQGNDMGKLKSKRATGLAKKRLTKAKKLWDENNTASFYEEVFKALSDYAADKFGIPVSALSKDKIRSVLVEKKVPEETISAFIGVLDKTEFARFAPGADKQMGGVYDEALNAIVNVENHA, encoded by the coding sequence GTGAGACTGAAAGCCACACATCTGATCATGTTTCTGTTGGGAATATTTTTCTCAGGAACTGTCGTGGCCCAGAGTCTGACGGCTTCTGGTCCAAGTCAGGTTCAGGTTGGGCAACGCTTTCAGGTAACTTGGGAGTTGAATGCCAACGGTTCCAATTTTGTGGCTCCGGAAATAACCGATTTCCAAGTGCTTGGTGGACCAAACCAAAGCACCAGCATGCAGTTCATTAATGGAAGCATGTCGCAGTCTATTTCCTATTCCTACGTGCTTCGTGCAGCCAAAGAAGGCGACTTTACCATTGCGTCAGCGAAGATTAAAGTAGGAGGGAACATCATCAGTTCAAACGAATTGAAGATCAATGTATTGAAAGTCGCTTCGCAATCCGCTCAATCTACCGGTGGAGGACAGCAACAGCAACAGCAGCAAACGAAAACCGCAACTACTTCAGGAGATGGAAGCGACCTTTTTGCTCGTGTGGAAGTGAGCAAACGATCGGCCTATTTGGGAGAAAAGATCACAGCCGACCTGAAGATCTATAGTCGTGTTACCATCGTCAATTTTGATGATTGGAAAATGCCATCGTTCGAAGGTTTTTGGATGAAGGAAACCACCACCAATCAACAAATTCAGCTGCAGAATGAAGTGATTGATGGCGTGATGTATCAAACGGGTCTTATCAAACAGGTGATCTTGTATCCAACAAAGTCAGGGGAGATAACCATCGATCCTATGGAGTTGAGCGTCATCGTTCGCGAACGCGCTTCTGGAAGAAGTCGATCGGTGTTTGATCAATTCTTTGGTGGATATCAAGATTCCAAACGACCGATCAAGTCCAATTCGGTTACGATCAATGTGAAACCATATCCTGGTGGCAAACCAGCTGATTTCAGTGGCCTTACGGGTAATTTGACCATGAAGGCCACTTTGGATAAGCAGGATACGAAATCGAACGAGGCAGTAAATCTTAAAGTGACCGTTAATGGAGATGGAAACCTGTATCAGCTGCAAGCTCCAAACCTTGAGTTTCCACCCGACATAGAGGTGTACGATCCAAAAACCACTGATAACATCAAGGTTTCTTCAAATGGAATCTCGGGAAGCAGAACATTTGAATATGTTCTGATTCCAAGATATGCTGGAGATTTTGAGATCGGACCCTTCTCCATGAGTTACTTTGATGCTGCTTCTGGGACCTTCAAAACCCTTTCTCAAGAAGCCTTTACGCTCGTGGTTGAAAAAGGCGAAGGTGAAGAGGCTGCTTCGCCTTCGGTGAACATTGCGAATAAAGAGGACATTCGATTGATCGGTAGCGACATCCGCTACATCAAACAAGGGCAATATCCGATATTGAATGGGTCGCATTTCTTCTATCGGTCGATGCCATTTTACGCTGCCATTTTCGTTCCGTTGCTGCTGTTCGTGCTGTTTATCGGTTACGTGCAGTTCCAGAAATCGCAAGGAAACGACATGGGCAAACTCAAAAGCAAACGTGCCACTGGTCTTGCCAAAAAACGACTTACCAAAGCCAAAAAGCTTTGGGATGAGAACAATACGGCTTCGTTCTACGAAGAGGTTTTTAAAGCACTTTCGGATTATGCTGCAGACAAATTCGGTATTCCGGTTTCTGCGCTGAGCAAGGATAAGATCCGTTCGGTGCTTGTCGAGAAGAAAGTTCCTGAAGAAACGATCTCTGCGTTTATCGGTGTGCTAGATAAGACCGAGTTTGCTCGGTTTGCACCAGGTGCCGATAAGCAGATGGGAGGTGTTTATGACGAGGCCTTGAATGCAATTGTAAATGTGGAGAACCATGCGTAG
- a CDS encoding tetratricopeptide repeat protein: protein MRSIRNIFVIALVLVATVGSAQVDALKTTADQAYIDGNYEDAIASYEEILAQQYVSAEVYYNLGNAYFKAGKVASSVLNFERALKLAPHDDDIQFNLKLANLSVKDRIEEMPKLFFVTWWEALLKTFSTDGWAWSIIISVLLGLGGLLLFKFSNEEGMKRLTFYTALISFVWAGLSAYAAENNYNHAVNDNRAVVFIATINAKSAPDQKGKDLFVIHEGLVVEVTDRLNGWCRIKLSNGNVGWIPEQSVIAV from the coding sequence ATGCGTAGCATCCGAAACATATTCGTCATTGCGTTGGTGCTTGTCGCCACGGTTGGAAGTGCCCAAGTGGATGCGCTTAAAACTACTGCTGATCAAGCGTATATTGATGGCAATTACGAAGATGCCATTGCCAGCTACGAAGAGATTCTGGCTCAGCAATACGTTTCAGCAGAAGTGTATTACAACCTTGGTAATGCTTATTTCAAAGCTGGGAAGGTTGCTTCTTCTGTCTTGAACTTTGAGCGCGCCTTGAAATTGGCTCCCCATGATGATGATATTCAGTTCAATCTGAAGTTGGCCAATCTCAGTGTAAAGGATAGAATAGAGGAGATGCCGAAGTTGTTCTTCGTAACCTGGTGGGAAGCGCTTCTGAAAACGTTTTCTACCGATGGTTGGGCTTGGTCAATCATCATTTCTGTTCTGTTGGGGCTTGGAGGTCTGCTGCTCTTTAAATTCTCGAACGAAGAAGGAATGAAACGTTTGACATTCTATACAGCACTTATCTCCTTTGTTTGGGCCGGACTTTCTGCCTATGCAGCAGAGAACAATTACAATCATGCAGTGAACGATAATCGGGCGGTAGTATTCATTGCAACCATCAACGCCAAGAGTGCTCCAGATCAAAAAGGAAAGGACCTTTTCGTTATCCACGAAGGATTGGTGGTGGAGGTTACCGATCGATTGAATGGATGGTGCCGTATCAAACTCTCTAATGGAAACGTGGGTTGGATACCTGAGCAAAGCGTGATCGCTGTTTAA
- a CDS encoding metallophosphatase family protein, with protein MKRIGLLSDTHGYIDPSLKKYLDSCDEIWHAGDIGTLEVTDTLASWKPLRAVYGNIDGDKLRLSFPENQLFVLEGVKVLITHIGGYPGRYTARVKELISTQRPKLYICGHSHILKVMHDKHLHCLHMNPGAAGIHGFHQVKTLLRFTIDAGDIKDLEVIELGKRAELKPS; from the coding sequence ATGAAAAGGATCGGCCTACTATCAGACACACATGGATACATCGATCCATCCCTGAAGAAATACCTCGATTCCTGCGATGAGATATGGCATGCGGGAGATATCGGAACACTGGAAGTGACCGATACGCTGGCATCTTGGAAACCACTACGGGCCGTATACGGTAATATAGACGGAGATAAATTACGCCTGAGTTTCCCAGAGAATCAATTGTTCGTGTTGGAAGGCGTAAAGGTGCTCATAACCCACATTGGCGGTTATCCCGGTAGGTATACGGCACGCGTAAAAGAGCTTATAAGCACGCAACGGCCAAAACTTTACATCTGCGGCCATTCGCACATACTTAAGGTAATGCACGATAAGCACTTACATTGCCTGCACATGAATCCTGGTGCCGCGGGCATACACGGATTCCATCAGGTAAAGACCCTCTTGCGCTTTACAATAGATGCTGGCGACATCAAAGACCTGGAAGTGATCGAACTGGGAAAACGTGCGGAATTGAAACCGAGCTGA
- a CDS encoding glycosyltransferase family 4 protein, translated as MRIALIHYRLLRNGGLETRLFNYLNEFRQMGHEVTLVVSKIDPEVKLHPHIRVEQVDLKLVPKPLRLYFFDKALERIIPNGNFDLSFSLGRTSNQDLVLCPGNHLGYLKALGRWLPTPVDLLNTYLDRKAYRKSKLILAASQMMKDELITLYKVDAAKIKVLLPPIDIRRFHTQGKAQKQELRTKYGFSNTKKSLLFLTTGNERKGYPLLLKLMERLSDEPIELVVAGVKPMATDLPNVRYVGYADKPEELLWAADALIHPALYEPFGQVISESIQCGTPVLISDMVGAKEIVDDAVGMVVNGFELDDWNNAIQQLLKTTYSIPTTFATDNGLSVEQHCQQIIEYGKSLNQ; from the coding sequence ATGCGGATAGCGCTTATTCATTATCGCTTGCTTCGGAACGGTGGTTTGGAGACCCGACTTTTCAATTACCTGAACGAATTCAGGCAGATGGGCCACGAGGTGACCTTGGTGGTATCGAAGATCGATCCCGAAGTGAAGCTACATCCCCATATCCGTGTAGAACAGGTTGACCTGAAGCTCGTACCTAAGCCTTTGCGGCTTTACTTCTTCGACAAGGCCTTGGAACGCATCATTCCCAACGGAAACTTTGACCTTTCGTTCTCGCTTGGGCGCACTTCCAACCAAGATCTTGTGTTGTGCCCCGGAAACCATCTTGGATACCTGAAAGCCTTGGGCCGATGGCTACCGACACCTGTTGATCTGCTGAATACCTACCTCGATCGGAAAGCCTACCGCAAGAGCAAGCTCATTTTGGCCGCTTCGCAGATGATGAAGGACGAATTGATAACGCTTTATAAGGTGGATGCGGCCAAGATAAAGGTGTTGCTCCCTCCTATTGACATCCGAAGGTTCCATACCCAAGGAAAAGCCCAGAAACAGGAACTTCGAACGAAATACGGCTTTTCAAACACCAAGAAATCCTTGCTTTTTCTGACCACGGGAAACGAGCGCAAGGGCTATCCGCTGTTGCTGAAGCTGATGGAACGGCTTAGCGATGAACCGATAGAACTTGTGGTGGCCGGTGTAAAGCCTATGGCCACCGATCTGCCCAATGTTAGGTATGTGGGCTATGCCGATAAGCCCGAAGAGCTGCTTTGGGCGGCAGATGCACTGATCCATCCGGCATTGTACGAACCTTTTGGGCAAGTGATAAGCGAATCCATTCAGTGTGGCACACCTGTACTCATATCGGACATGGTGGGCGCCAAGGAAATTGTGGATGATGCCGTGGGGATGGTTGTGAACGGGTTTGAATTGGACGATTGGAATAACGCTATTCAACAGCTACTGAAAACCACTTATTCCATTCCAACAACATTTGCAACGGACAACGGTCTAAGCGTAGAGCAGCACTGCCAACAGATCATTGAGTACGGGAAATCACTGAATCAATAG
- the prmC gene encoding peptide chain release factor N(5)-glutamine methyltransferase, which translates to MLLPKDNSIRSLRKLFRDHLSDMYEVEEIDALCRYAVQDTLGYDPNTVAADTPTLTESDLNRVIPVLDRLIIGEPYQYIIGHVQFLGCKLKVDTRVLIPRPETEELCELVLNENNRTEQLHVIDLGTGSGCIPIALKSKAPAWKVDAVEVDEGALALAKENATLNNLEIGFHQVDLLSTYDLPLSTYDLIVSNPPYIAQKEAVDILDNVLVHEPHLALFIADDDPLLFYRKMLDIGQHSLAKGGKFYFEFNEQYGAEMQELMEEKGYSDIRIIKDLSGKDRFAVCTRR; encoded by the coding sequence ATGCTGCTACCAAAGGATAACTCCATTAGATCGCTGCGCAAGCTGTTCCGCGATCATCTTTCTGATATGTACGAGGTGGAAGAGATAGATGCGCTTTGTCGTTATGCCGTACAGGATACCTTGGGTTACGATCCCAATACGGTAGCAGCAGATACCCCAACACTCACAGAGAGTGATCTTAACCGCGTGATCCCTGTCTTGGACAGACTTATTATCGGAGAGCCTTATCAATACATCATTGGCCACGTGCAATTCCTTGGTTGCAAACTGAAGGTAGATACCCGCGTGCTCATTCCACGTCCCGAAACAGAAGAGCTCTGCGAGTTGGTGTTGAATGAGAACAACCGAACAGAACAACTCCATGTCATCGACCTCGGAACAGGCAGCGGTTGCATTCCCATTGCCCTCAAAAGCAAAGCCCCCGCTTGGAAGGTAGACGCGGTAGAAGTGGACGAAGGCGCTCTTGCCCTTGCCAAAGAAAACGCCACCCTCAATAACCTCGAAATAGGCTTCCATCAAGTAGATCTACTATCCACTTACGACTTACCACTTTCTACTTACGACTTAATAGTAAGTAACCCTCCCTACATAGCTCAAAAAGAAGCAGTTGACATATTGGATAACGTACTAGTGCATGAGCCGCATCTCGCACTCTTCATTGCCGATGACGACCCCTTGTTGTTCTATCGGAAGATGCTGGATATCGGGCAGCATTCGCTCGCAAAAGGCGGCAAATTCTACTTCGAATTCAACGAACAGTACGGTGCGGAAATGCAGGAGTTGATGGAGGAAAAAGGTTATTCCGATATTCGAATTATCAAAGACCTAAGCGGAAAGGATCGGTTTGCGGTGTGTACGAGGAGATGA
- the ligA gene encoding NAD-dependent DNA ligase LigA → MNKEEAKNRIAALSAELNEHNYKYYVLSEPSISDFEFDKKLEELMALETEFPEFLSSESPSQRVGGTITKDFPTVKHQYPMMSLGNSYSKEEMQEFMARITKALEREVEYVCELKFDGVAIGIRYVDGKMTQAITRGDGVQGDEITANIRTIRSLPLQAKGSTYPKEFEVRGEVYFPRDNFDRLNREREEIGEPLYANPRNTASGTLKSQDSAVVASRGLDCFLYGAMASERIADTHYGSLMKLKEWGFKVSEHMRLCKSADEVFAFLETWDTERFKLGFDIDGVVIKVNSLDDQDELGFTAKSPRWAIAYKFASEQAVTRLNEVTYQVGRTGAITPVANLEPVLLAGTTVKRASLHNADQIAKLDLHLGDMVQVEKGGEIIPKIVGVDLTQRAANAVRVQYIDTCPECETALVRNEDEAKHFCPNELGCPPQVKGKMEHFISRKAMNVDGLGAETVQQFYDAGLVENVADLYELTYDQIIALDRMADLSTKNILAGLEASKQVPFPRVLFGIGIRFVGETVAKKLAKHFKNIDALMAATQEELVAVDEIGDRIAESVLQFFADERNRAIIERLRQHGLQLEVEESNELTSNVLEGKTFVVSGVFSQFSRDEIKAAVEQHGGKNISSISKKTDYVLAGDKMGPSKLQKAEELGVPIISEEDFLGMINP, encoded by the coding sequence ATGAATAAAGAAGAAGCCAAGAACCGCATTGCTGCCCTCAGTGCAGAACTGAACGAGCACAACTACAAGTACTACGTGCTCAGCGAGCCCTCCATTTCAGACTTTGAGTTCGATAAGAAACTGGAAGAACTGATGGCGCTGGAAACGGAGTTCCCAGAGTTTTTGAGTTCAGAAAGCCCAAGCCAACGGGTGGGAGGTACCATTACCAAGGATTTCCCAACGGTGAAGCACCAATACCCGATGATGTCGCTGGGCAACAGCTACAGCAAGGAGGAGATGCAGGAGTTCATGGCGCGTATCACCAAAGCATTGGAACGCGAAGTGGAATATGTCTGCGAACTCAAGTTCGATGGAGTGGCCATTGGCATCCGCTACGTGGATGGTAAGATGACACAGGCCATAACCCGTGGCGATGGCGTGCAGGGCGATGAGATCACGGCCAATATCCGCACCATTCGCAGTCTGCCTTTGCAAGCCAAGGGAAGCACGTATCCGAAGGAGTTTGAAGTGCGAGGAGAGGTTTATTTTCCACGCGACAATTTTGACCGACTGAACCGCGAGCGTGAAGAGATAGGCGAGCCCTTGTATGCCAATCCGCGGAATACGGCATCTGGCACGCTTAAATCGCAAGACAGTGCCGTGGTGGCTTCTCGTGGACTAGATTGCTTCCTGTATGGTGCTATGGCCTCTGAGCGCATTGCAGACACGCACTACGGCAGCCTGATGAAGCTGAAGGAATGGGGTTTCAAGGTCTCGGAGCACATGCGGCTTTGCAAAAGTGCCGATGAGGTCTTTGCCTTTTTGGAAACGTGGGACACGGAGCGCTTCAAGCTAGGCTTCGATATCGATGGCGTGGTCATCAAAGTGAATAGCCTCGATGACCAGGATGAATTGGGCTTTACGGCCAAATCGCCACGCTGGGCCATTGCCTACAAGTTTGCTTCCGAACAAGCCGTCACGCGACTGAATGAAGTGACCTATCAAGTAGGGAGAACAGGTGCCATTACGCCTGTAGCAAACTTAGAACCTGTGCTGTTGGCTGGTACAACCGTCAAGCGGGCTTCCTTGCACAATGCCGACCAGATAGCCAAACTCGACCTGCATCTGGGCGATATGGTGCAGGTGGAGAAAGGAGGGGAGATCATTCCCAAAATTGTGGGCGTTGACCTTACGCAGCGCGCTGCGAATGCAGTGCGCGTGCAATACATTGATACCTGTCCCGAATGCGAAACTGCCTTGGTGCGCAATGAGGACGAAGCCAAGCATTTCTGTCCGAATGAGTTGGGTTGTCCGCCTCAGGTGAAAGGAAAGATGGAGCATTTCATCTCGCGCAAGGCCATGAATGTGGATGGACTGGGAGCAGAGACCGTGCAGCAGTTTTACGATGCTGGCTTAGTTGAAAACGTGGCCGACCTCTACGAACTCACTTACGACCAGATCATTGCCCTCGACCGTATGGCCGATCTGAGTACCAAGAACATCTTGGCAGGATTGGAAGCTTCTAAGCAAGTTCCCTTTCCACGGGTCTTGTTCGGTATTGGAATCCGCTTTGTAGGAGAGACGGTGGCCAAGAAACTCGCCAAGCATTTTAAGAACATCGATGCCTTGATGGCGGCCACGCAAGAAGAGTTGGTAGCAGTAGATGAGATAGGCGACCGCATTGCCGAAAGCGTGCTTCAATTCTTTGCAGACGAACGCAACCGCGCCATTATTGAGCGCCTGCGCCAACATGGACTTCAACTCGAAGTAGAAGAGAGTAACGAATTGACATCAAACGTATTGGAAGGAAAGACCTTTGTGGTTTCGGGTGTGTTCTCTCAATTCTCCCGTGATGAGATAAAAGCAGCCGTAGAGCAACATGGCGGCAAGAACATCAGCTCCATTTCTAAGAAAACAGACTACGTTCTGGCAGGCGATAAGATGGGCCCATCCAAACTCCAAAAGGCCGAAGAACTCGGTGTTCCGATCATCTCGGAAGAGGATTTTTTGGGGATGATTAATCCTTAA
- a CDS encoding T9SS type A sorting domain-containing protein — translation MKNLSILYAALTVLFSLNATGQVAGTLDQSFGDNGIVTTDAFPGPANAFLANIHVQTDGKMVAVGYYSPFGSETPYRGIAISRYQLNGELDPSFGENGIVNVASYELASIPLIPFIRSSILTNANEIICVGRFTTDLNNGLLIAKFDSNGNLDSTFGNNGIATENFGFQYIDPTKVLVLNDGKLLIGGTATGTGFVARFMPNGIVDSSFGNNGIFNVAHAVDNIGTDFFGRVLCTGENHILYHWEIGVTRILPDGSLDSGFGTNGTASFYLSEASNLQGGIDRLQSLHVFLNGDMLIGGGCYESPQESTGYCLIKVKRTGQLDSTFADNGILKFNPGEEFAAVQAILVQADGKIIGVGETLGNYNQVFRLNLNGSFDNSFGTNGLFDFTFRDDNQVTCGAIQIDQKLLVGGISGNPEQEYERDFAIARILTDLNIGIVEFSRNVSNTLLYPNPIQEQATFQYELTESEKLSISLFDMEGRIIKTFLSEKEQQTGKHQLALDFPKGLHSGTYLLSISSEKGQMGIRVIKD, via the coding sequence ATGAAAAATCTATCCATACTCTACGCAGCGCTAACTGTTCTTTTCAGCCTGAACGCCACGGGTCAGGTGGCTGGCACATTGGACCAAAGCTTTGGGGATAATGGGATTGTGACAACAGATGCGTTTCCAGGACCAGCCAATGCCTTCTTAGCTAATATTCATGTTCAAACAGATGGAAAAATGGTGGCAGTGGGATACTACAGTCCCTTCGGGAGTGAAACCCCGTATCGTGGCATTGCCATTAGCAGATATCAGCTGAACGGTGAACTTGACCCAAGTTTCGGTGAAAATGGAATTGTTAACGTTGCTAGTTATGAATTGGCAAGTATTCCACTCATTCCGTTTATCAGGAGTAGCATTCTTACCAACGCAAATGAAATTATTTGCGTTGGGCGGTTTACCACTGACTTAAACAATGGTTTGCTTATCGCAAAATTTGATTCAAATGGTAATTTAGACTCCACATTCGGCAATAATGGAATTGCAACGGAAAACTTTGGATTTCAATATATCGATCCTACTAAGGTTCTCGTTTTAAATGATGGCAAACTGCTGATAGGTGGAACTGCTACAGGCACAGGATTCGTTGCCCGATTCATGCCTAATGGAATAGTAGATAGTTCTTTCGGAAACAACGGAATATTCAACGTAGCACATGCAGTTGACAACATCGGTACTGACTTCTTCGGAAGGGTCCTTTGCACTGGCGAAAACCACATTTTATACCACTGGGAAATTGGTGTTACTCGAATACTTCCAGATGGCTCTTTAGATTCAGGCTTTGGAACGAATGGAACGGCTTCCTTCTATCTATCTGAGGCTTCAAATCTTCAAGGTGGCATAGACAGATTGCAATCCCTTCACGTATTTCTAAACGGTGACATGTTAATTGGCGGTGGATGTTACGAATCTCCACAGGAAAGCACCGGATATTGCTTGATAAAAGTTAAGAGAACCGGGCAATTGGACTCCACATTTGCTGACAATGGAATATTGAAATTCAACCCTGGTGAGGAATTTGCTGCCGTTCAAGCAATTCTTGTTCAGGCTGATGGAAAGATTATCGGAGTTGGAGAAACCTTGGGCAATTATAACCAAGTTTTTCGATTGAACTTGAACGGTTCATTCGATAACAGTTTTGGAACGAATGGACTATTTGATTTTACGTTTCGTGATGATAATCAGGTCACCTGCGGAGCCATCCAAATCGACCAGAAGCTTCTAGTCGGTGGAATATCCGGAAATCCTGAACAGGAATATGAACGCGATTTTGCCATCGCCCGCATCCTAACCGACCTCAACATCGGTATAGTCGAATTCAGCAGAAACGTTTCGAACACGCTGCTCTATCCGAACCCGATACAGGAACAGGCAACATTTCAGTATGAACTTACCGAATCTGAAAAACTCAGCATTTCGCTGTTCGATATGGAAGGAAGAATCATCAAAACCTTTCTAAGCGAAAAGGAACAACAGACTGGCAAACATCAGCTAGCGCTTGATTTCCCAAAAGGTCTGCACAGCGGTACTTACCTCCTATCCATTTCTTCCGAAAAAGGACAGATGGGTATTCGGGTGATTAAGGATTAA